The following coding sequences lie in one Porphyromonas asaccharolytica DSM 20707 genomic window:
- a CDS encoding TonB-dependent receptor plug domain-containing protein, with protein sequence MNRYPAIVVQLLALLLPATLIAQTSASTPTDTLAWAAVDSLSVLNLDEVVVTGTGTNYLLKNAPVQTEIINAKTLESYGSATLTEILSGLIPSIDFSHSDMGTAMQMGGLGSQYILILVDGKRLMSDLGGQTNLDMVDPTRIERIEVVKGAASALYGSDAIAGVINIITKKSRDNLSIDNSTRIASYGVVNQSNAFQYKVGDWTTLTDFNLKHSDGWQNTTCEDPNRYEYPITNSVNNTSNPYLDWQIGQHLYWRQGKPLSAYVEGNYYRKDIHRPTGIPDYKTYDFRYHNTSVGAGMRWQTPQGAVLTAQMQYYMHAYYYVYTGETWAKEFLPGGKELSFPYFPGDVGLQSNQQRITTQLKGVFALPFDQRLSAGVDLHHNWLIAPHRLDEDRVDDFRAGLYLQDEWTPTRSFNLTAGARLTYHPAFGAKFTPKVSLLYKLGPVNLRATYSEGFKTPTIKELHYRYIRQMAMIVLHLGNPHLKAQTSRYISGSVEYHNPIVNVSVTGYANFLNNMITLVTIPRSEAPSDLLVSYNPNRIRQYKNMDSAKTYGADVTAKWRIYKQWTLMTSYSYLNTDALLYDDEKGEMRQVTIDGMAHHRATVGLSWSEAFLHQRYKLAVGLYGRMQSTRYYQDDGNGKPYHLWRLNTQQTIIPNENWSLDLNIGVDNLLNYYETTPHGLHYGTSTPGRTLYMTMSVHFGRAKQITPTKRSSRHAQSQEDEED encoded by the coding sequence ATGAATAGATATCCTGCAATCGTTGTACAGCTCTTAGCTCTGCTACTGCCAGCTACGCTGATAGCGCAGACCAGCGCATCGACACCGACCGACACGCTTGCTTGGGCAGCGGTAGACTCGCTCTCGGTCCTTAATCTAGATGAGGTGGTCGTGACGGGTACTGGTACGAACTACCTCCTCAAGAATGCACCCGTGCAGACCGAGATCATCAATGCGAAGACGCTAGAGAGCTACGGATCAGCGACACTTACGGAAATTCTCTCGGGCCTAATTCCATCGATAGACTTTAGCCATAGTGATATGGGTACCGCTATGCAGATGGGTGGTTTGGGTAGCCAGTACATCCTCATTCTCGTCGATGGCAAGAGACTCATGAGCGACCTGGGGGGGCAGACGAACCTAGATATGGTTGACCCGACCCGCATCGAGCGCATCGAAGTGGTCAAGGGAGCTGCCTCCGCACTCTATGGTAGTGATGCTATCGCAGGTGTCATCAATATCATCACCAAGAAGAGCCGTGACAACCTATCCATAGACAATAGTACGCGCATCGCCTCTTATGGCGTGGTCAACCAGTCCAACGCTTTTCAGTATAAGGTGGGTGACTGGACGACGCTGACCGACTTTAATCTCAAGCACTCGGACGGCTGGCAAAACACAACCTGCGAGGATCCAAATCGATACGAATATCCCATAACGAACTCGGTCAATAACACCTCCAACCCCTACCTAGACTGGCAGATAGGACAGCATCTCTACTGGCGACAGGGCAAGCCTCTCTCTGCCTATGTAGAGGGCAACTACTATCGTAAGGATATTCATCGCCCTACGGGTATACCTGACTACAAGACCTACGACTTCCGCTATCATAACACCTCGGTAGGTGCTGGTATGCGCTGGCAGACGCCACAGGGAGCGGTCTTGACGGCTCAGATGCAGTACTATATGCATGCTTACTACTATGTCTACACGGGTGAGACCTGGGCGAAGGAGTTCCTGCCTGGGGGTAAGGAGCTGAGCTTCCCCTACTTCCCTGGAGATGTGGGGCTACAGAGCAATCAGCAGCGCATCACGACACAACTCAAGGGGGTCTTCGCACTGCCCTTCGACCAGAGACTCAGTGCTGGTGTAGACCTGCATCACAACTGGCTCATAGCACCGCACCGACTAGATGAGGATCGTGTGGATGACTTCCGTGCGGGACTCTACCTACAGGATGAGTGGACACCTACGCGCAGCTTTAACCTAACAGCAGGGGCTAGACTAACTTATCACCCAGCTTTTGGCGCTAAGTTTACGCCTAAGGTCTCTCTCCTCTACAAGCTAGGTCCTGTCAATCTGCGAGCTACTTACTCCGAGGGCTTTAAGACCCCAACGATCAAGGAGCTCCACTATCGATACATTCGCCAGATGGCGATGATCGTACTTCATCTAGGCAACCCACACCTGAAGGCACAGACCAGTCGTTACATCTCGGGTAGTGTCGAGTACCATAATCCTATTGTCAATGTGAGTGTCACGGGGTATGCCAACTTCCTCAACAATATGATCACCCTCGTGACGATCCCACGCTCGGAGGCACCTAGTGATCTCCTTGTCTCGTACAATCCTAACCGCATTCGCCAATACAAGAATATGGACAGTGCCAAGACTTATGGTGCTGATGTTACTGCCAAGTGGCGCATCTACAAGCAGTGGACGCTGATGACTAGCTATAGCTACCTCAATACGGATGCACTCCTCTACGATGACGAGAAGGGCGAGATGCGTCAGGTCACGATCGATGGTATGGCGCATCACCGCGCTACCGTGGGACTATCGTGGAGCGAAGCCTTCCTCCATCAGCGGTACAAGCTCGCCGTGGGTCTCTACGGACGTATGCAGAGTACCCGCTACTATCAGGATGATGGCAATGGTAAGCCCTACCATCTATGGCGTCTCAACACGCAGCAGACGATCATACCTAATGAGAACTGGTCTCTCGACCTCAACATTGGCGTGGACAACTTGCTCAACTACTACGAGACTACACCACACGGTCTGCATTACGGTACCTCGACACCGGGACGTACGCTCTACATGACGATGAGCGTACACTTCGGGCGAGCTAAACAGATCACACCGACTAAGCGCTCCTCTCGTCATGCGCAGTCTCAAGAGGATGAAGAGGACTAG
- a CDS encoding acyltransferase, with the protein MPHPPRATKTGYIDPTTIIDEGAHIGAGTTIWHFCHIMHDAVIGAQCHLGQNVVVQPEVRLGDRCRVLNNVTLFTGVHCEEEVFLGPSCVFTNVINPRAAVSRKHEFRPTHIGRGASIGANATILCGVKIGAYAMIGAGTVVIRDVAPYALVVGNPARQIGWVSQEGHKLDFSEGSSCYVAEEQRTYHLSPDSNTITCDNQ; encoded by the coding sequence ATGCCACACCCACCCCGTGCTACCAAGACAGGATACATAGACCCCACGACGATCATTGACGAGGGGGCGCACATTGGTGCGGGTACGACTATCTGGCACTTCTGCCATATCATGCACGATGCTGTCATCGGGGCGCAGTGTCATCTAGGACAAAACGTTGTCGTCCAGCCAGAAGTTCGTCTAGGCGACCGCTGCCGTGTCCTGAATAATGTCACGCTCTTCACAGGAGTTCATTGCGAAGAGGAGGTTTTCCTAGGACCTTCGTGCGTTTTCACCAATGTGATCAATCCGCGTGCGGCGGTCTCACGAAAGCACGAGTTTCGCCCCACACATATAGGCCGAGGAGCCTCTATCGGGGCCAATGCGACGATCCTTTGCGGGGTTAAGATTGGTGCTTACGCTATGATTGGCGCAGGTACGGTCGTGATCCGTGATGTGGCGCCCTACGCCCTGGTCGTGGGCAACCCAGCTCGCCAAATTGGCTGGGTAAGCCAAGAGGGACACAAGCTAGACTTCTCTGAGGGCTCCTCCTGCTATGTAGCGGAGGAGCAGCGCACCTACCACCTAAGCCCCGACAGCAACACTATAACTTGTGACAACCAGTAA
- a CDS encoding thioesterase family protein yields the protein MERKATTLTKQYLIEPKHSAAEMGSGDMPVLATPALIAFMENAAMLLARNYTEEGSTTVGTMITTDHQHATPIGETITVTAQLSSIEGRKLTFAIEATDQAGVVAQATHERFIVSRQRFLERLGIKE from the coding sequence ATGGAAAGAAAAGCAACCACCCTAACCAAGCAATACCTCATCGAGCCTAAGCACAGTGCTGCTGAGATGGGATCTGGCGACATGCCCGTCCTCGCCACACCGGCACTGATCGCCTTTATGGAAAACGCAGCTATGCTTCTCGCCCGCAACTATACCGAGGAGGGCTCGACGACCGTCGGCACGATGATCACGACCGACCACCAGCATGCGACACCCATCGGAGAGACGATCACGGTCACAGCACAACTCTCCTCGATAGAGGGACGCAAACTCACCTTTGCTATTGAGGCAACCGATCAAGCGGGCGTTGTGGCTCAGGCTACACATGAGCGTTTTATCGTATCTCGTCAAAGATTCCTAGAGCGTTTGGGTATCAAGGAGTGA
- a CDS encoding sirohydrochlorin cobaltochelatase gives MKKLLTILSLCALGLTLLTCVGCQEDNNLALSNHDKKLQAVTKEVQAKKTTDKALLLVSFGSTWDKPQETFKKIQARFKEQFPDRDLYFSFTSEICMTRCAQKGWNYYSPNFYLEALGAAGYKDIAVQSLHIVPGEEFLRVKNYIKDFRNNGEHPEFAKTTVYLAGPLLETEEDCKIVAGELHKIYGKEVAAGKLVSFMGHGNPEDMNYGNGNSRYPMIEKELQKLSPNYFVATVDMEGNLVDDLIARAKKAGKTSGAMLLHPLMSIAGDHANNDLKGGVDPQNPEEGSWRYEMNKAGFKCTLDGCTMNGLADYPAIVNVWVSHMTKALANEPLYTPEED, from the coding sequence ATGAAGAAGCTATTGACAATCTTATCACTCTGCGCTCTAGGACTGACACTCCTGACCTGCGTAGGCTGCCAGGAGGACAACAACCTAGCTCTCTCAAATCACGACAAGAAGCTGCAGGCTGTAACCAAGGAGGTGCAGGCAAAGAAGACCACAGACAAGGCTCTACTCCTTGTCTCTTTCGGTAGTACCTGGGATAAGCCTCAGGAGACCTTTAAGAAGATACAGGCTCGCTTTAAGGAGCAGTTCCCAGACAGAGACCTCTACTTCTCCTTTACCTCAGAGATCTGTATGACACGCTGCGCTCAGAAGGGATGGAACTACTATTCCCCCAACTTCTATCTAGAGGCTCTCGGAGCTGCTGGATACAAGGACATAGCAGTGCAGTCACTACACATCGTACCTGGTGAGGAGTTCCTACGTGTCAAGAACTACATCAAGGACTTCCGTAACAACGGTGAGCACCCTGAGTTTGCCAAGACGACCGTGTACCTCGCTGGTCCGCTACTAGAGACTGAAGAGGACTGCAAGATAGTCGCTGGTGAGCTACACAAGATCTATGGCAAGGAGGTTGCTGCTGGCAAGCTCGTTAGCTTCATGGGACACGGTAACCCCGAGGACATGAACTACGGTAATGGTAACTCTCGCTATCCTATGATCGAGAAGGAGCTACAGAAGCTCAGCCCCAACTACTTCGTCGCTACCGTCGATATGGAGGGCAACCTTGTAGACGACCTGATCGCTCGCGCTAAGAAGGCTGGCAAGACCTCTGGCGCGATGCTCCTACACCCGCTCATGTCTATCGCTGGTGATCACGCCAACAATGACCTCAAGGGCGGTGTCGATCCTCAGAATCCTGAGGAGGGAAGCTGGCGCTATGAGATGAACAAGGCTGGCTTCAAGTGTACGCTAGATGGCTGCACGATGAATGGACTAGCTGACTATCCCGCTATCGTCAATGTCTGGGTAAGCCACATGACGAAGGCTCTTGCCAACGAACCTCTCTACACGCCTGAAGAGGACTAA
- a CDS encoding DNA alkylation repair protein: MISTALEETSALLTQLELRREPEYADFMARRTKVSSRPESVLGIRMKWLRQAIRQLSALLTLDEAFELLHERAVVWYEYKIIFGGVIGRLASAAEGLPLLYPLCDGWAVPDYYKEVLAGWARRDDAERQIVLRSMAEYAHDANPYARRLTIVAWLDLIRHGLATPRTALDHVVPLQHDETYYVRMAIAWLLGEITLTDDASLVEAIRTEITDDTVLRMYQQKLRDSRRRAR; the protein is encoded by the coding sequence ATGATATCTACAGCTCTAGAAGAGACCTCTGCACTGCTCACACAGCTGGAGCTGCGTCGTGAGCCTGAGTATGCCGACTTTATGGCACGACGCACCAAAGTCTCCTCACGACCCGAGAGCGTCCTCGGCATTCGTATGAAGTGGCTCCGACAAGCCATAAGGCAGCTCAGTGCTTTGCTCACGCTCGACGAAGCCTTCGAGCTACTCCACGAGAGAGCCGTCGTATGGTATGAGTACAAAATCATCTTCGGTGGCGTCATCGGTCGTCTAGCCTCGGCTGCTGAAGGACTTCCTCTCCTCTATCCCCTCTGTGATGGCTGGGCGGTGCCTGACTACTACAAGGAGGTACTAGCAGGCTGGGCGAGGAGAGACGACGCGGAGCGACAGATAGTCCTTCGCTCGATGGCTGAGTATGCTCACGACGCCAATCCCTACGCACGTCGTCTCACCATCGTTGCGTGGCTCGACCTCATACGTCACGGCTTAGCCACGCCTAGGACGGCACTAGATCATGTCGTACCACTGCAGCATGACGAGACGTACTATGTCCGGATGGCGATAGCGTGGCTTCTTGGCGAGATAACGCTCACGGACGACGCCTCCCTCGTCGAAGCCATCCGCACAGAGATCACGGACGACACGGTGCTACGTATGTACCAGCAGAAGCTTCGCGACTCCCGCCGTAGGGCGCGCTAG
- a CDS encoding valine--tRNA ligase, with protein sequence MQDDSITSQITSVYDPAGVETKWYQYWLDHKLFEAHVDHSKKPYTIIMPPPNVTGVLHMGHMLNNTIQDILIRRARISGYNACWVPGTDHASIATEAKVVEQLAKQGIQKNQLTREDFLKHAWEWTDKYGGIILSQLRRLGVSCDWSRTAFTLDEERSESVINVFCKLYEEGLIYRGVRVVNWDPKAQTALSDEEVIFKEHQGKLYYLRYFIEGTEDYIIVATTRPETIMGDTAVCINPTDPRYHHLRGKRVIVPLVGRSVPIIEDEYVDLEFGTGCLKVTPAHDINDYQLGITHQLETIDIFNNDGTLNEHGGKYAGKDRFAVRKEIVVDLKEAGLLDHEEDYNNRVGYSERTDVAIEPKLSMQWFLKMSELAKPALQAVLEDTVQLVPKKFVNTYRYWLENIKDWCISRQLWWGHRIPAYYLPNGQFVVAATAEEALAKAKQETGDNSLTIEQLSQESDCLDTWFSSWLWPISLFGKIDGSEPTEDLKYFYPTSVLVTGPDILFFWVARMIMAGYHFMGDRPFDKVYLTGIVRDDKGRKMSKSLGNSPDPIDLMDKYGADGVRLGLMMATSAGNDLLYDESLVEQGRNFCNKIWNSYRFLKTQSVSDEVKPDAASLIAMEWFESLLASTMSELDDLFDKYRISDAVTLLYKLVRDDFSGLYLEAIKPAYGTSMSRKVYERTIHYFEQIFILLHPFMPFITEELWQDVAPRQEGESIMYAHLDDTLQADKQLLADMEHAVDLITKIRSIRSAHQIATKQSLALTTSGEHPERMSELVIKLANLSALTKAEAHQSEEHTAEHFIIGTVPYSVELAGAIDVEKTVERLRGELAHQEKFLAGVRKKLSNEKFVANAKPEVVALERKKESDALLRIDEVQQQLKQLGATL encoded by the coding sequence ATGCAAGACGATTCTATCACTTCTCAGATAACTAGTGTCTACGATCCTGCGGGTGTCGAGACTAAGTGGTACCAGTACTGGCTAGACCACAAGCTCTTTGAGGCACACGTGGATCACAGCAAGAAGCCCTACACGATCATCATGCCCCCGCCCAACGTGACGGGCGTACTGCACATGGGGCATATGCTCAATAACACGATCCAGGACATACTCATCCGTCGTGCTCGCATATCGGGTTACAACGCTTGCTGGGTGCCTGGCACCGACCACGCCTCGATCGCGACGGAGGCTAAGGTGGTAGAGCAGCTTGCTAAGCAAGGCATTCAGAAGAATCAGCTCACACGAGAGGACTTCCTCAAGCATGCTTGGGAGTGGACCGACAAGTATGGCGGCATCATCCTCAGCCAGTTGCGCAGATTAGGTGTATCGTGCGACTGGAGTCGTACAGCTTTTACCCTAGATGAGGAGCGCTCAGAGTCGGTCATCAATGTTTTCTGCAAGCTCTACGAGGAGGGACTCATCTACCGTGGGGTACGCGTGGTCAACTGGGACCCCAAGGCACAGACGGCACTCTCGGACGAGGAGGTTATCTTCAAGGAGCATCAGGGCAAGCTCTACTACCTTCGCTACTTCATCGAGGGTACTGAGGATTACATCATCGTAGCGACGACACGCCCCGAGACGATCATGGGCGACACGGCCGTCTGTATCAATCCGACAGATCCTCGCTACCACCATCTGCGTGGTAAGCGAGTCATCGTCCCACTCGTAGGTCGCTCCGTCCCGATCATCGAGGATGAATACGTAGATCTAGAGTTCGGTACGGGCTGTCTCAAGGTCACTCCAGCCCACGACATCAACGACTACCAGCTCGGCATCACGCATCAGCTGGAGACAATCGACATCTTCAACAACGACGGCACGCTCAATGAGCACGGTGGCAAGTACGCGGGCAAAGATCGCTTCGCAGTCCGCAAGGAGATCGTCGTAGACCTCAAAGAGGCTGGCTTGCTCGACCACGAAGAGGACTACAACAACCGCGTCGGCTACAGCGAGCGCACCGATGTAGCGATCGAGCCAAAGCTGTCGATGCAGTGGTTCCTCAAGATGTCCGAGCTAGCCAAGCCCGCTTTACAGGCAGTCCTTGAGGATACCGTACAGCTTGTACCCAAGAAGTTTGTCAACACCTATCGCTACTGGCTGGAGAACATCAAGGACTGGTGCATCAGCCGTCAGCTTTGGTGGGGACATCGCATACCAGCTTACTACCTGCCCAACGGACAGTTCGTCGTAGCGGCTACAGCTGAGGAGGCTTTGGCAAAAGCAAAGCAAGAGACAGGCGACAACAGCCTAACGATCGAACAGCTCAGCCAAGAGTCTGACTGTCTCGACACGTGGTTCTCCTCCTGGCTATGGCCTATCAGCCTCTTTGGCAAGATCGATGGCTCTGAGCCAACGGAAGATCTCAAATACTTCTACCCCACCTCCGTCCTAGTCACAGGACCTGACATCCTCTTCTTCTGGGTAGCCCGTATGATCATGGCGGGGTATCACTTTATGGGAGATCGTCCCTTTGACAAGGTCTACCTAACTGGTATCGTCCGTGACGACAAAGGACGCAAGATGTCTAAGTCGCTCGGCAACTCGCCAGACCCCATTGACCTGATGGACAAGTACGGAGCCGATGGCGTGCGCCTAGGACTTATGATGGCCACCTCTGCCGGCAATGACCTCCTCTACGACGAGAGCCTTGTGGAGCAGGGACGCAACTTCTGCAATAAGATCTGGAATAGCTACCGCTTCCTCAAGACGCAGAGTGTCTCCGACGAAGTCAAGCCAGACGCAGCTAGCCTAATAGCTATGGAGTGGTTTGAGTCTCTACTCGCCTCGACGATGAGCGAGCTAGACGACCTCTTCGACAAGTATCGCATCAGCGACGCCGTCACGCTCCTCTACAAGCTCGTCCGAGACGACTTCTCCGGTCTTTACCTAGAGGCTATCAAGCCAGCCTACGGCACCAGCATGAGCCGTAAGGTTTACGAACGAACGATCCACTACTTCGAGCAGATCTTCATCTTGCTGCACCCCTTCATGCCGTTCATCACGGAGGAGCTTTGGCAGGACGTAGCACCTCGCCAGGAGGGTGAGTCCATCATGTACGCTCATCTAGACGATACGCTACAGGCGGATAAGCAGCTACTCGCCGACATGGAGCATGCCGTCGATCTGATCACCAAGATACGTAGCATACGCAGTGCACATCAGATAGCGACCAAGCAGTCGCTTGCGCTCACCACCAGTGGCGAGCATCCCGAGCGTATGAGCGAGCTAGTCATCAAGCTGGCCAACCTCTCTGCCCTCACGAAGGCGGAGGCGCATCAGTCGGAAGAGCATACGGCCGAGCACTTCATCATCGGCACAGTCCCCTACTCCGTCGAGCTGGCGGGTGCCATCGATGTCGAGAAGACCGTAGAGCGTCTGCGTGGCGAGCTAGCGCATCAGGAGAAGTTCCTCGCAGGAGTTCGCAAGAAGCTCTCCAACGAGAAGTTTGTCGCCAATGCCAAGCCCGAAGTTGTCGCCCTCGAGCGCAAGAAAGAGAGCGATGCCCTGCTACGCATCGACGAGGTACAGCAGCAGCTCAAGCAGCTCGGCGCCACCCTCTAG
- a CDS encoding precorrin-2 C(20)-methyltransferase, whose product MKAPYPIAIVSLGSATPEDISMRAYGKLQAADEIYCLGEAAHRIVAALPEGTVLAQRCQILEIPMSSDRTEAIRYYEQLATRLLDQQGRGLACSVVTIGDAGTYATVQYLVDLLRQAGAAMEVVPGIPYYIAAAAAVGEGLVRQDESLLVLSKVASESQLREALVQGHTVVVMKLSRCADIVREVIAEDNNDFIYAEHLGNPALELLTSDRETLLTRQSIPYFSLIIVRPSRSIPQ is encoded by the coding sequence ATGAAAGCGCCATACCCGATAGCAATCGTCTCCCTCGGCAGCGCCACGCCTGAGGATATCTCCATGCGTGCCTATGGCAAGCTCCAGGCGGCAGACGAGATCTATTGCCTAGGCGAGGCAGCTCACCGCATTGTTGCTGCGCTACCCGAAGGTACTGTCCTCGCTCAGCGCTGTCAGATCCTAGAGATCCCGATGAGCAGTGACCGAACAGAGGCGATCCGCTACTACGAGCAGCTTGCTACTCGACTGCTAGATCAGCAGGGTAGGGGACTTGCTTGTAGCGTCGTCACCATCGGCGATGCCGGCACCTACGCTACGGTGCAGTATCTCGTTGACCTCCTACGTCAGGCTGGTGCTGCGATGGAGGTTGTGCCGGGGATACCCTATTACATAGCTGCGGCGGCAGCTGTCGGCGAGGGGCTGGTGCGCCAAGATGAGTCGCTCCTTGTGCTGAGTAAAGTCGCCAGTGAGTCACAGCTTCGCGAAGCACTAGTGCAGGGACATACGGTGGTAGTGATGAAGCTCTCGCGCTGTGCCGACATCGTTCGTGAGGTGATAGCAGAGGACAACAACGACTTCATCTATGCCGAGCATCTTGGCAATCCCGCTCTAGAGCTACTCACCAGTGATCGGGAGACGCTTCTCACTCGTCAGTCCATCCCTTACTTCTCGCTCATCATCGTACGTCCCAGCCGAAGCATTCCCCAATAA
- a CDS encoding leucine-rich repeat domain-containing protein, translated as MQRKITLLSLILCTLAWGLSAQTYPVSSYKLSEDKKTLTEWSGDEETIDLTKDTAFAAVEIIGDGAFRARRDLREVVLPNSCREIQGEAFADCNMLQKISWSDHLESIGEESFLACKNLQSVDFKKVTSIGGSAFSGCAKLKRVTLPKTLEALGEYAFYNCRQLAHFDVEKGCETYFAVSGVLYSDLLGSWYLEQYPRAKTDEEFVIPFTVLGTAARAFDNCKSIKRLYIPQDMSRFNTNAFFNCTGLEEIYSYRSFPPEVIGTDALQGVNVEQCKLYVPEDAIEQYKTADGWKLFKQILPMPQETGVSRMSYIYDGASNTLLSFIGTMPELDMTKDPILSKTEYIADEAIKADKLSNVTLQTLILADGIKELGEAAIWATELRDLKLGDQIEVMKEASISGAKITQLALPASLRSFAPCAIYNAFYLQTITLSEDNPTYEVRDNLLIEKASNSLLFMPNGRQGGRTIHLPSGIRAVSDRAVYNDICVEELILDEGFEEIGVSAFSQCFSLIYLDLPATVKTLKNNALKGNNALATVIIRATTPPEATPRGSAGGYRTEGTFDQLPDNATLYVPKESIEAYKAIPAYAEAFAQIKPLEEAPLPTSCQRPLAPTVQIATADGVLNVTAEGVISIYDLTGTLRSSGSNTLRVIGTTGETLMVVIQGRDTTLVRKVVLR; from the coding sequence ATGCAAAGAAAGATTACCCTGCTATCACTAATCCTCTGCACACTGGCGTGGGGGCTCTCGGCTCAGACCTATCCCGTGAGTTCCTACAAGCTGAGTGAAGACAAGAAGACTCTGACCGAGTGGTCTGGAGATGAGGAGACGATAGACCTCACTAAGGACACAGCCTTTGCCGCTGTAGAGATCATCGGCGACGGCGCTTTTAGAGCTCGTCGCGACTTGAGAGAGGTTGTGCTACCTAACTCCTGCCGAGAGATTCAGGGAGAAGCGTTTGCTGACTGCAACATGTTACAGAAGATCTCTTGGAGCGATCATCTCGAGTCGATCGGTGAGGAGAGCTTCCTAGCCTGTAAGAATCTGCAGTCTGTAGACTTCAAGAAGGTGACCAGTATAGGCGGCTCCGCCTTCAGTGGCTGTGCTAAGCTCAAGCGCGTCACGCTACCGAAGACACTAGAGGCACTGGGCGAGTATGCTTTTTACAACTGCCGCCAGCTCGCCCACTTTGATGTCGAGAAGGGGTGTGAGACCTACTTTGCCGTGAGTGGCGTACTCTACAGCGATCTCTTAGGGAGCTGGTACCTAGAGCAATACCCACGGGCCAAGACAGACGAAGAGTTTGTGATCCCCTTTACCGTATTAGGGACAGCGGCTCGTGCTTTTGACAACTGTAAGTCGATCAAGCGACTTTACATTCCTCAGGATATGTCTCGCTTCAACACCAACGCATTCTTCAACTGTACAGGACTAGAGGAGATCTACTCCTACCGCAGCTTTCCACCCGAAGTGATCGGCACCGATGCGCTCCAGGGGGTCAATGTCGAGCAGTGCAAGCTCTATGTACCCGAAGATGCTATCGAGCAGTACAAGACGGCTGATGGCTGGAAGCTCTTCAAGCAAATCCTCCCGATGCCTCAGGAGACAGGCGTCTCACGTATGAGCTACATCTATGACGGGGCTAGCAATACGCTTCTGAGCTTCATAGGCACTATGCCAGAGCTGGATATGACAAAAGACCCCATACTCTCTAAGACTGAGTACATAGCTGACGAAGCTATTAAAGCGGATAAGCTATCAAACGTCACACTACAGACCTTGATCCTGGCGGACGGGATCAAAGAGCTCGGCGAAGCAGCTATATGGGCGACTGAACTACGGGATCTAAAGCTCGGTGACCAGATCGAGGTGATGAAGGAGGCCAGCATTAGCGGCGCTAAGATCACGCAGCTTGCTCTACCCGCATCGCTACGCTCATTTGCTCCGTGCGCTATCTACAACGCATTCTATCTACAGACCATCACCCTTAGTGAAGATAACCCCACCTATGAGGTACGAGACAATCTCCTCATCGAAAAGGCCAGTAACTCGCTCCTCTTCATGCCTAATGGACGACAAGGTGGACGAACCATACACCTCCCCAGTGGTATCAGAGCGGTCTCCGATAGAGCTGTCTATAACGACATCTGTGTCGAGGAACTTATCCTCGACGAGGGCTTTGAGGAGATTGGTGTCAGTGCCTTCTCACAGTGCTTTAGCTTGATCTACTTAGACCTGCCTGCTACAGTCAAGACGTTGAAGAATAATGCCCTCAAGGGCAACAACGCACTCGCCACAGTGATCATACGTGCCACCACTCCTCCTGAGGCTACTCCACGAGGCTCTGCTGGAGGGTACCGCACAGAGGGCACTTTCGATCAGCTTCCTGACAACGCTACACTCTACGTACCCAAGGAGAGCATCGAGGCATATAAGGCGATACCAGCCTACGCAGAGGCGTTTGCCCAGATCAAGCCTCTCGAAGAGGCTCCTCTACCTACCAGCTGTCAGCGACCTCTCGCCCCGACCGTCCAGATCGCGACTGCTGACGGGGTGCTCAACGTCACCGCCGAGGGTGTCATCTCTATCTACGACCTCACAGGTACACTACGCAGCTCTGGTAGCAATACCCTACGTGTGATCGGTACGACTGGCGAGACCCTTATGGTAGTCATCCAGGGGCGTGACACAACGCTCGTCCGCAAGGTCGTCCTTCGCTAG